One genomic segment of bacterium includes these proteins:
- a CDS encoding T9SS type A sorting domain-containing protein → MHYMIYSFILTFILAISSYSTTVNGRFSVVTNNGTNYSVTVQLNTDTGTDDLGGSTIVFNFNNLDLSFPFLTQSGVDYIYHNFSGGNYSTGTVTRPLPNQIWLNIELNVDNGGTIVPASPNWIDVVTINFTTLDPSGNAGLVWQESDGNWYIFDGDNANLWDTGVFADENTTPLPVELTSFTSKYLHDKVQLNWVTKTEVNNYGFNVERRINEGEWNSIGFVEGHGNSNSPKEYSYIDKDLFAGGSKFHYRLKQVDTDGTFEYSDVVEVEVMPTQYELSQNYPNPFNPSTTIRFSLPRASQIKIELYNIVGEQVATLADGMYESGYHKIEFNASGLTSGTYIYRLSSDSFVQTKKMMILK, encoded by the coding sequence ATGCATTACATGATTTATTCTTTTATCCTAACTTTTATTTTAGCCATTTCATCTTATTCAACTACTGTAAACGGTAGATTTTCAGTTGTTACAAATAATGGGACAAACTACTCAGTAACAGTTCAATTAAACACTGATACTGGCACTGACGATCTTGGAGGGTCCACGATAGTATTTAATTTTAATAACTTAGATCTTTCATTCCCGTTTTTAACGCAAAGTGGAGTAGATTATATCTATCACAATTTTTCTGGCGGAAATTACTCTACAGGCACTGTTACACGTCCTCTACCAAATCAAATTTGGTTAAATATTGAACTCAATGTAGATAATGGTGGAACAATTGTTCCTGCCTCGCCAAATTGGATTGATGTGGTAACTATAAATTTTACGACTCTTGATCCTTCTGGTAATGCTGGACTTGTTTGGCAGGAATCTGATGGCAATTGGTACATTTTCGATGGAGATAATGCAAACCTTTGGGACACAGGTGTGTTTGCTGATGAAAATACAACTCCGCTTCCAGTAGAACTTACATCCTTCACATCAAAATATTTACATGACAAAGTTCAACTTAACTGGGTAACAAAGACAGAAGTAAACAACTACGGATTTAATGTTGAAAGAAGAATTAACGAAGGTGAATGGAACAGCATCGGTTTTGTAGAAGGCCACGGCAATTCAAACTCACCAAAGGAATACAGCTATATTGATAAAGATTTGTTTGCAGGCGGCAGCAAGTTCCATTACAGACTTAAACAGGTCGATACCGATGGAACTTTCGAGTATTCAGATGTTGTTGAAGTAGAGGTAATGCCAACTCAATATGAACTTTCACAGAACTACCCAAATCCATTTAATCCGAGCACCACTATACGGTTTTCCCTGCCTCGGGCATCGCAGATAAAAATTGAGCTCTACAACATAGTCGGTGAACAGGTTGCAACTCTTGCTGATGGAATGTACGAGTCAGGATATCATAAAATAGAATTCAATGCAAGCGGCCTAACAAGCGGAACATATATTTACAGGCTTAGTTCGGATTCGTTTGTCCAGACAAAAAAGATGATGATTTTAAAATAG
- a CDS encoding T9SS type A sorting domain-containing protein: MKQSVAVKLHVYDLLGNQIATLDDEVKEQGIYEVKFSADGLASGIYIYQLFTAEFVETRKMVLL; encoded by the coding sequence ATGAAACAGAGTGTAGCTGTAAAATTACACGTGTATGATTTACTTGGCAACCAAATTGCAACTTTAGATGATGAGGTAAAAGAACAGGGAATTTATGAAGTTAAATTTTCAGCCGATGGTTTGGCCTCTGGAATATACATTTATCAGCTTTTCACTGCTGAGTTTGTTGAAACGAGAAAGATGGTACTGTTATGA
- a CDS encoding ImmA/IrrE family metallo-endopeptidase, with the protein MKNSRPAELASQLINRYCIEHPGQLNVEELAFAENLAIKESKSNNFYGRLIHNSNAGIISISKSITDYGSKRFTVAHEIGHYFNERNDKITNASGADNNYRNLFRCAENDINSVNKIKARESDANEFAAELLMHRPWFNDFIIKRRIDFELIKELAEYFNVSLSAAALRYINIGKYPAAVIYSRDGIVKWSAFHEYFPLKFLSPGYKVREETAVSDFFLDRTMQTCADLIPAYVWFAEDYKCKSGTYFYEQSVAMPGYNAVLTLLWESEFE; encoded by the coding sequence ATGAAAAATAGCAGACCTGCTGAACTGGCATCTCAATTAATAAACAGATACTGTATTGAACATCCCGGACAATTAAATGTTGAAGAACTTGCATTTGCAGAGAATCTTGCGATCAAAGAATCCAAGTCAAATAATTTTTACGGACGTTTGATACATAATTCAAATGCAGGAATAATCTCTATAAGTAAAAGTATAACAGACTATGGTTCGAAGCGATTTACTGTTGCGCATGAAATAGGACATTATTTTAATGAACGGAATGATAAAATTACAAATGCCTCTGGGGCTGATAATAACTACAGAAATCTGTTCAGATGCGCAGAGAATGATATTAACAGCGTAAATAAAATAAAAGCGCGTGAATCCGATGCAAACGAATTTGCCGCAGAACTGCTTATGCATCGCCCGTGGTTCAATGATTTTATTATTAAGCGCAGAATTGATTTTGAATTAATAAAAGAACTGGCGGAATATTTTAATGTTTCATTATCCGCTGCTGCTTTGCGTTATATAAATATCGGTAAATACCCGGCTGCTGTTATTTACAGCAGGGATGGGATTGTAAAATGGAGCGCCTTCCACGAATATTTTCCGCTGAAATTTTTATCACCCGGTTATAAAGTCAGAGAAGAGACTGCTGTTAGTGATTTTTTTTTAGACAGGACAATGCAGACATGTGCCGATCTGATCCCCGCTTATGTTTGGTTTGCAGAAGATTATAAATGTAAGTCGGGTACGTATTTCTATGAGCAAAGTGTAGCAATGCCCGGTTACAATGCAGTACTTACGTTGTTATGGGAGAGTGAGTTTGAATAG
- a CDS encoding T9SS type A sorting domain-containing protein: MTTPVHEWEVIGFVESYGNPNSLVEYSFTDITQHRFPVVQYRLKMIDNDGSFQYSQIIEINTAPTNYELSQNYPNPFNPNTVISYKLPVTGNVTLKVYDILGNEVGTLVNENKEPGTYEVEFQSNNLTSGVYIYQLNSSEFVQTKKMLLLR, translated from the coding sequence ATGACTACGCCCGTCCATGAATGGGAGGTAATCGGTTTTGTTGAAAGTTATGGAAATCCGAATTCATTAGTCGAATATAGTTTTACAGATATTACGCAGCACAGATTTCCAGTAGTTCAATACAGGCTGAAGATGATTGATAATGATGGTTCATTTCAATATTCACAAATAATTGAGATTAATACAGCTCCAACTAATTATGAACTATCCCAGAATTATCCCAATCCTTTCAATCCTAATACAGTAATTAGTTATAAGTTACCAGTAACTGGTAATGTCACATTGAAAGTTTATGATATTCTTGGAAATGAAGTTGGAACATTGGTTAATGAAAATAAAGAGCCGGGAACTTATGAAGTGGAATTCCAATCAAACAATCTTACGTCGGGTGTTTACATTTATCAGTTAAATTCATCTGAATTTGTTCAAACGAAAAAGATGTTGCTGCTACGATAA